One window from the genome of Marinobacter sp. LV10R510-11A encodes:
- the pstC gene encoding phosphate ABC transporter permease subunit PstC, with the protein MQTANLLPLILVLALVAYGLAYMRSRAVAAPLGGIRNLKALPFYYAARAALWCAIPALIVLAAWAGFEGKVIQGIVIGSLPQDTWPESAGQASLILSQISNVAAGKLDPEFVPEHIAGAASLLEAVENQSENFKTTLVILIAVLGATFAWTRVAPHINARKNVETTLRRIFFVCAALAVLTTAGIVFSVILETIRFFGRVPITEFLFGTSWSPQTALRVDQVGSDGAFGVIPLFTGTLLISAIALLVAVPVGLLSAIYLSEYASKRMRSTVKPVLELLAGIPTVVYGFFAALTVAPFIRDLAEMVGLEASSQSALAAGLVMGIMIVPFVSSLSDDVINAVPQAMRDGSLALGATQSETMKKVIFPAALPGIIGGILLAASRAIGETMIVVMAAGLAANLTANPLESVTTVTVQIATLLVGDQEFDSAKTLSAFALGMLLFIVTLLLNVVALKIVRKYREQYD; encoded by the coding sequence ATGCAGACGGCTAATCTTCTGCCCCTGATTCTGGTTCTCGCCTTGGTTGCCTATGGCCTCGCATACATGCGATCCCGGGCTGTGGCGGCGCCCCTCGGCGGTATCCGGAATCTCAAGGCTCTTCCATTCTACTATGCGGCGCGTGCGGCGCTTTGGTGTGCCATTCCCGCACTGATTGTGCTGGCAGCTTGGGCTGGTTTTGAAGGTAAGGTTATTCAGGGCATTGTGATCGGATCCTTGCCTCAGGATACCTGGCCAGAATCTGCTGGGCAGGCCAGCCTGATTCTCTCCCAGATCAGCAACGTCGCAGCGGGCAAGCTCGATCCTGAGTTCGTGCCGGAGCACATTGCCGGGGCAGCGTCGCTACTCGAGGCAGTTGAAAATCAGAGCGAGAACTTCAAGACCACCCTCGTAATACTGATCGCAGTATTGGGCGCTACGTTTGCATGGACCCGAGTTGCACCTCACATCAATGCCAGAAAAAACGTCGAAACAACCCTTCGTCGGATCTTCTTTGTGTGTGCGGCATTGGCGGTGTTGACCACTGCGGGCATCGTGTTCTCGGTGATTCTGGAGACCATACGCTTCTTCGGCCGCGTGCCGATTACCGAGTTCCTGTTTGGGACCAGCTGGAGCCCCCAGACCGCCTTGCGCGTCGATCAGGTGGGTTCCGACGGTGCCTTTGGCGTTATCCCTCTGTTCACGGGCACTCTGTTGATTTCCGCCATTGCTCTGCTGGTTGCAGTGCCTGTCGGCCTGTTGTCTGCCATCTACCTGTCTGAGTATGCCAGCAAGCGTATGCGCTCAACGGTGAAGCCGGTGTTGGAGCTGCTAGCGGGTATTCCTACCGTCGTTTACGGCTTTTTCGCTGCGTTGACCGTCGCCCCTTTTATCCGTGATCTTGCCGAAATGGTGGGCCTGGAAGCCTCTTCCCAGAGTGCACTTGCTGCGGGGCTGGTCATGGGGATCATGATCGTGCCATTTGTGTCTTCGCTGTCAGACGATGTGATTAATGCCGTTCCCCAGGCCATGAGGGACGGTTCCCTGGCACTGGGTGCTACCCAGTCAGAAACCATGAAAAAGGTGATTTTCCCGGCGGCCCTGCCTGGCATTATTGGCGGCATTCTGTTGGCGGCATCCCGCGCCATCGGCGAAACCATGATTGTGGTGATGGCGGCAGGGCTGGCTGCCAACCTGACGGCCAATCCTCTGGAGTCGGTAACGACAGTGACCGTTCAGATTGCAACATTGCTGGTGGGTGATCAGGAATTTGATAGCGCCAAGACACTGTCGGCCTTTGCCCTCGGTATGTTGTTGTTTATCGTAACGCTGCTGCTCAACGTGGTCGCACTGAAGATTGTACGCAAATATAGGGAACAGTATGACTGA
- the pstA gene encoding phosphate ABC transporter permease PstA: MTDQRSQAEIVRKSLKRRYRKERRFRLYGILAISIALASLFTLFADIVSKGYTGFVKTTITLDVNLDSAMMYLDDPTDADQLSMADFTAPIIAALQEHVPEAHSAAEKRELGRFLGTYAASEVRDLLIKNPDLLDTTQTLEFPAHDRVSVYVKHADNPRYSIKLSEQQQRWVDELLEKGVIDTSFNDVLFSRGDSREPANAGVLGAIVGSLMAMLVTLGIAFPVGIAAAVYLEEFAPQNKLTDFIEVNINNLAAVPSIIFGLLGLAVFINLFGMPRSVPVVGGMVLALMTLPTIIISSRAAIKSVPPSVREAAEGVGASKMQVVLHHVIPLAMPGMLTGSIIGMAQALGETAPLLLIGMVAFIVDVPGGFYDSATVLPVQIYLWASSSEQGFVELASAAIMVLLAFMISMNALAIWLRKRLERSW, encoded by the coding sequence ATGACTGATCAACGTTCTCAGGCAGAGATCGTCCGCAAGTCGCTGAAACGCCGGTACCGTAAGGAGCGTCGATTCCGACTGTACGGTATTCTGGCGATTTCAATTGCGCTCGCGTCTCTGTTTACCCTGTTCGCCGATATTGTCAGCAAGGGATATACCGGGTTCGTCAAGACCACCATCACTCTGGACGTGAATCTCGATTCCGCAATGATGTACCTTGATGATCCAACCGATGCGGATCAACTGTCCATGGCGGATTTTACCGCGCCGATTATCGCCGCATTGCAGGAGCATGTTCCGGAGGCGCACAGCGCGGCTGAAAAGCGTGAGCTGGGCCGTTTTCTGGGTACCTATGCAGCCAGCGAAGTCCGCGATTTACTGATAAAAAATCCGGATCTTCTGGACACCACCCAAACCCTAGAGTTTCCGGCCCATGATCGGGTCTCGGTATACGTCAAGCATGCGGACAATCCGCGGTACAGCATCAAACTTTCCGAGCAGCAGCAACGCTGGGTGGATGAGTTGTTGGAAAAAGGGGTTATCGATACCAGCTTCAACGACGTGCTGTTCAGTCGAGGTGACTCCAGGGAGCCTGCCAACGCCGGTGTTCTGGGTGCGATAGTCGGTTCTTTGATGGCCATGCTGGTCACGTTGGGCATCGCGTTCCCAGTGGGTATTGCGGCAGCAGTCTACCTCGAAGAATTCGCGCCACAGAATAAACTTACCGATTTTATCGAAGTGAACATCAATAATCTGGCTGCGGTACCTTCCATCATTTTTGGTCTGCTGGGCCTGGCGGTATTCATAAACCTGTTCGGTATGCCCCGGTCGGTTCCGGTGGTAGGCGGCATGGTGCTGGCACTGATGACCCTGCCAACGATCATCATATCCAGCCGCGCGGCCATCAAGAGCGTGCCGCCCTCAGTACGGGAGGCTGCGGAGGGTGTCGGGGCCTCCAAGATGCAGGTGGTGCTTCATCACGTGATACCTCTGGCGATGCCCGGCATGCTGACCGGTTCTATCATCGGTATGGCTCAAGCTCTGGGGGAGACAGCCCCGCTGCTGCTGATTGGCATGGTGGCCTTTATAGTGGACGTGCCAGGCGGCTTTTACGATTCGGCCACTGTGCTTCCGGTACAGATTTACCTATGGGCAAGCAGCTCCGAGCAGGGTTTTGTAGAGCTGGCATCTGCCGCCATCATGGTGCTGCTTGCCTTCATGATCAGTATGAACGCACTGGCGATCTGGCTGCGTAAACGGCTTGAGCGTAGCTGGTAA